Below is a window of Camelina sativa cultivar DH55 chromosome 11, Cs, whole genome shotgun sequence DNA.
GATAGTTTATAGTTATGACAAGAAAAAGCGAAAACCATAATAGATAGTTTATAGTTATGACAAGAAAAAGCGAAAACCATAAGATGCTCAAACACTTAACAAACTTGCAGATGCTCACATATCCCCAATACAGATTCATCAACTGTGTGTATGTAAAGGAACGTTTGAATTTTGATAAGTGTATTCATGTACTTTAATGGGCTTAGAGAACGTATGGCCCATCCCTGTGTATAACATTAAAACTCATGTCGTTTTTTTTAAGAGAACATATCAATCCCACATCGCTTAGAACTGAAAGAATAATTGAAGAAGCAGAGTATAAAACAAGATGTAGGCCGATTGAGAAAAGTACTTACCTGGACGGGGTCAACTCGTGATCAAGAAGACGAGTGGCCTAAGCTAGTGATCTCCATTGCACATAAAGGAGGGGTGCTTAGCTTAAGGCCTCCACCATTTTTAGTTTATAATCATACCTTGCACTTCTCTGATCTTTCTTTAATTTGGCAAGCCTCTTAGGAATGTTAACTTTTTAACTTCTTTATTTAGTACTTTAGACAGAGTCCCACATCGGAAAATACATTAACTTGGCTGGTTCTGTTTTTGGTATAAGATACAGAGGCAGTTGTTGAAAGAAAGTTATCTTTGCGCTTGGGGCAATGATGCAGCTAATGAGGTTCTAACCGAGGCGCGTCTATTGCTGGTTGAAAACTATTTCCAAACCCCCTCATAGGTGTAAAAGCCTTTGAGAATTTCTGGAAGGGCTCCCTTCGGGGTAAAGCCCTACAATCCTcagtttaactttttttcccTCAAGTCATGGCATTGTTTCTTTGTCTGAGAGCTATATAAGGTCATCTAAGAATGGAAGAGCTCTCCTTGTTTCAATGGTCGTAGCTAGCACAAGTCAGCAGCGAACCTTGTTATGCAAATGGACTCACAAAAGTGGTGGTACAGGCTGAAGTCATTACTCGCCCCTTCAAACCATAAAAACGTGGTTAGGTTTCTGGATTGGTTTGGGTTTCTTGGCCTGAATCTGAACCTAAATAAATGCTAGTGCAAAACAAACGTTCTGTGTGGTGGTTAGTACTGTTTGAACCCATTGATTATAGATTAGATcagattatgtatatatataaacaaatgttCATCATACAACCAAACTTTAgttaacatataataatattgtattaCCTCTGGTTTATATGTAAACTGAGTTGCAGTGTAGTTGATTAATCTTGTTAACGTTTTTGTCACTTGACAGTAGTTGACAATGAAGATCAGTTAAAAGATTATTAGACCATCTCCACTCCAGTAACCCACTTGGGTTactcaaatcttaattaattataaaattaatactaaactaattaaagcaaCTCACTTAGtaacttaaacaaaatcaatcctCCACTAGAGAGAAACTCACTTAGGTTgctcaatcatttaaataataattttttacataaaatataaaacaataaaatattacaaatttaggaatattaaacataaatttaaaataaaaaatattaaacagaTTATACATAATTCGGAAGAAAATTTATTGATGTTTTGCACCAATTTTTtgccaaatatgctcaatcaagtcttttttcAAACGATCATGCATTTGTGGATCATGAACGTCATTTCGAATGCCCATCAAATTATGTAGATTTGTTTGTCTATCTGTAGAATACGATAGATCAACATGAGAAGTTCCGCTTCCTTCGCCGTGATGGAACTCTGTTGGATAGTAGAAATTGTAttcatgtcgttcgtcttccactatcatgttatgcaggataatacatgctctcattatttttcctatttttcctTTATCCCAAAAAGTGTGGGATTCTTCACgattgcaaatcgagcttgcaagactccaaaggcacgctcTACATATTTACGGCATGCTTCTTGACATTGAGCAAAGAGTTTAGCTTTTCGGCCACGTGGTAGTGTaattgattggatgaaagttGTCCATTTGGGATAAATACCGTCAGTGAAGTAGTACGCCATTTCGTATTGATGTCTATTGACAACGTATGAAACTCTTGGAGCTCGGCCCTCtaagatatcatcaaacaccggtgagcggtccaaaacattgatatcatttaacatACCCAGTGGTCCGAAAAatgcgtgccaaatccataaCTCTTGGGATGCCACTGCCTCTAGTACGATTGTCGGTTTTCCAGATCCACGTGAATATTGTCCTTTCCATGCagttggacaattcttccactcccaatgcatacaatctatgctcccCACCATTCCGGGGAAACCGCGTTGTTCTCCAATATTCAGTAATCTTTGGAGGTCTTCCGCTGTAGGTCGTCTGAGATAAACGTCTCCAAATAGATGGATATCTCCGTCTACAAAATTTTCAAGGCATTTGTGTGCGGTTGTTTCAACTAGTCGTAAATATTCATCCACCGCATCTGCCAAACATCTGTATGCCATCATACGTATAGCTGCagaacatttttgaagtgcagAAAGACCGAGCCTTCCAGTAGCATCTCGTCTTTGTCTGAAGTACgggactccattctcaatagtACTGACTATGCATTCgaacaatggtttgttcattctaaagcgaCGGCGGAACATAGCGGGAGTGTAAGTCGGATTCTCACCAAAATAATCATTCCGTAGCCGAGTGTGGCCTTCTTCGCGGTCTCTATTTATGTGCACTCGTCGAAATATTGGAGCTGGTGGTTCTTCCTCTTTAGTGTAGTTGTACTGAATCCCTTCCACTATACTATCAActtcctcctctaccatttGATCAACTTCATGATCAGAACTCCAATTAGACATTATTCGTCAAATTGGTTTAGTTGTGAGGCTTATTGgaagttgggttttttttttaaggtttatgGAAACCTGTTAGTTTGGTAATGGAAATATTTaacaagaagaaatgagaacaaGAAATGAGAACAAGAATTGAGAAGAAGTAATGATAAGATAAATGATCAGGATGATAAGATaaatgtttg
It encodes the following:
- the LOC104728724 gene encoding uncharacterized protein LOC104728724, which codes for MSNWSSDHEVDQMVEEEVDSIVEGIQYNYTKEEEPPAPIFRRVHINRDREEGHTRLRNDYFGENPTYTPAMFRRRFRMNKPLFECIVSTIENGVPYFRQRRDATGRLGLSALQKCSAAIRMMAYRCLADAVDEYLRLVETTAHKCLENFVDGDIHLFGDVYLRRPTAEDLQRLLNIGEQRGFPGMVGSIDCMHWEWKNCPTAWKGQYSRGSGKPTIVLEAVASQELWIWHAFFGPLEGRAPRVSYVVNRHQYEMAYYFTDGIYPKWTTFIQSITLPRGRKAKLFAQCQEACRKYVERAFGVLQARFAIVKNPTLFGIKEK